The proteins below are encoded in one region of Styela clava chromosome 4, kaStyClav1.hap1.2, whole genome shotgun sequence:
- the LOC120325998 gene encoding large ribosomal subunit protein mL40-like, with product MSLWGRFLREASETTCYTNISKKFISTSCMANAGFQGRSGISASSEMRQSQITRKRRVILKLEKMPLQQKPVQDFQIKYSWKTEPRQRSLEPLTAEELERRILLQKEWSKFVTNRKKKEDEKLLILKESQETALYELRLESEELYLAATEVDENLFPFAMEGPTETPPNKNYVAPLGTYIQREEEN from the exons ATGAGTTTATGGGGACGTTTCCTTCGTGAAGCATCTGAAACCACTTGCtatacaaatatttcaaaaaaatttatatcaacATCATGTATGGCAAATGCTGGCTTTCAAGGGCGATCAGGGATCAGTGCATCTTCCGAAATGAGACAGAGTCAAATAACAAGAAAAAGACGTGTTATtttgaaacttgaaaaaatgCCTCTCCAACAAAAACCAGTTCAGGactttcaaattaaatattcatgGAAAACAGAACCACG GCAAAGATCTCTTGAGCCGCTCACCGCAGAAGAATTGGAGCGAagaatattattacaaaaagaATGGAGTAAGTTTGTAACAAATCGTAAAAAGAAAGAAGATGAAAAACTTCTCATTCTCAAGGAATCTCAG GAAACAGCACTGTATGAGTTACGCCTAGAATCTGAAGAACTTTACCTTGCCGCAACGGAAGTAGATGAAAACCTCTTTCCATTTGCCATGGAAGGCCCTACAGAAACTCCCCCCAACAAAAACTATGTAGCACCATTGGGAACTTATATCCAGAGAGAGGAAGAGAATTAG
- the LOC144421928 gene encoding peptidyl-prolyl cis-trans isomerase-like 3: MSVTLHTDLGDIKVELHCEQAPKSCENFLALCASNYYDSSLFHRNIKGFMIQTGDPTGTGKGGTSIWNRKYEDEICESLRHNSRGVISMANSGPNTNGSQFFITYGKQPHLDTKYTIIGRIIDGLEILDDLEKLPVEEKTYRPMTDVRIQRVTIHANPIADAC; this comes from the coding sequence ATGTCAGTGACGTTGCACACAGATCTTGGGGATATAAAAGTTGAACTTCATTGCGAACAAGCACCGAAGTCATGTGAAAATTTCCTAGCCTTATGTGCTAGTAACTATTATGATTCGTCTTTGTTTCATCGTAATATAAAAGGATTCATGATACAGACTGGCGATCCCACAGGTACAGGGAAAGGTGGGACAAGTATATGGAATAGAAAATATGAAGATGAAATTTGCGAATCATTAAGACATAATAGTCGTGGTGTAATTTCAATGGCAAATAGTGGACCAAATACGAATGGAtcacaattttttattacatatggAAAACAACCACATTTAGACACAAAATACACAATCATAGGTCGTATTATTGACGGACTTGAGATTCTGGACGACCTTGAAAAGCTTCCTGTGGAAGAGAAAACATACAGACCCATGACTGATGTTAGGATACAAAGAGTAACAATTCATGCTAATCCTATTGCTGATGCATGTTAA